ATGCGTAGACCCGAAGACGGCGGCTCCCGCATGGCGATTGTCCTCAACGGGTCTCCGCTGTTCTCCGGCGGCGCCGGCGGTGGTGAGTCGAACATCCGCAAGTGGCTGCTCGAGCGCGACCTCGTCGAGGCGATCATCGGACTGCCGAGGGACATGTTCTACAACACCGGCATCTCCACCTACATCTGGGTTCTCACCAACCGCAAAGACGCGAACCGCAGGGGCCGGGTGCAGCTCATCGACGGCCGTGAGATGTTCACCAAGCTCCGCAAGGGCCTCGGGTCCAAGCGCAACGAATTCTCCCCGAAGAACATCGAGACCATCGTCGGCCTCTACGCCGGATTCGAGGACGGCGAGCACTCGAAGATCTTCCGCAACGAGGACTTCCTCTACCGCACCATCACCGTCGAGCGCCCCCTCAAACTCAACTGGCGCGCCACCCCCGAACGCATCGACACCGTCTTCGAGGCGAAGGCGATCCAGAAGCTGAATGAGACGGATGCCGCGGCCCTGCGCGTCGCCCTCGGCCGCCTCGGCACCGACATGGTGTGGACCAACCGTGCCGAGTTCCAGAAGGTGCTGAAGGATGCCGCGAAGGCCGAAGGCCTCACCCTCCCCGCACCGCTGCTCAAGACCGTGACGATGGAGCTCGGTGAACAGGACGACACGGCCGACACCTGCATCGACGCGAAAGGCAACCCGGAACCGGACGCCTCGCTTCGCGACACGGAGAACGTGCCGTGGGATGAGGATGTCGACGCCTACGTCGCCAGGGAGGTGCTTCCGTACTCACCCGATGCATGGGTCGACCGCTCGAAGACTAAAGAAGGGGCGGAGATCCCCTTCACCCGCCACTTCTACCAGTACGTCCCTCCGCGCCCGCTCGAAGAGATCGACCGCGACCTCGACGTCGTCATGGAGCAACTCCGCGCAATGCTCGTCGAGGTCGAACGGTGAATCGCAGAGCCCACGACTCAGGCGTGCCCTGGATCGGCGGCATTCCGGAAGGGTGGGCCGTCGAGCCGTTTAGGAGGCTATTTCGCGAGTCGAAGGAGGTCAATGGACCAACTCCGGTCGGACCGATGCTTTCGATCTCGGGGTACCGCGGAGTCGAAGAGAAGGTCTACGAGTCCGAGTCGCTGATCCGCGACAATGACCAGCTTGAGACCTACCGGGTTGTTCGTCCGGGCCAACTCGCCGTGAACACGATGTGGCTGAACTACGCCGGGCTCGGCGTATCAGAGCTCCTTGGCCACGTCAGCCCCGCTTATCGGGCCTACTGGATCTCCGAGCGCCTCGATAGCAAGTACGCGCACCACCTGATGCGCTCCGCCATCTACGTGCAGGGATACACCGCGCTTCTGACCGGAATCCGCCCCAACTCGCTGCAGATGAGCAGAGCAGACCTGATGGCATTTCCTGTGCTTGTTCCGCCCCTCGAGGAGCAGCGGGCGATTGCGGACTATCTGGATCGGGAGACGGCGCAGATCGACGCGTTCATCGCTAAGAACGAGGAACTCATCACCCTCCTCACCGAACGTCGCTCGGCGCTCCTCACCCGCGAATTGTTCCAGGCGAGCACTGAACGAGTCCGCTTGAAGCACCTCGGGCGCATTCGGTATGGGATCGGAGAGCCTCCGCCCTACGTCGACGAAGGCGTACCCCTCATCCGGGCCACCAATGTGAACGCAGGCAAGGTCGATGCCAGGGGCCTAGTCTTCGTTGACCCGGCCGACATTCCATCCTCCCGAATCGTATGGCTTCGCGAGGGTGACATCGTGGTTGTGCGAAGTGGAGCACTTACCGGTGACTCGACCATCATCAGTGCGGAGTACGCCGGGTCGATTGCCGGCTTCGACATGGTCTTCCGCCCGCACGATCCGCGCCTTGCTCAAGTAGTCGGATACTCGCTTCTTGCGAGAGAGGTCAAGGAGGCGCAGATCGATGGCCTGAGCGCGCGTGCGGCGCAACCGCACTTGAATGCGCAGGAACTGGGCGATGTTGAGGTGCCACTCTTCACACCCTCGCGCGCAGAGTGCATCGCAGCCCGAATCAGCAGAGCGTGGACGGACACCGAAGCCGCGATCCTTGCCGCCCGACACGCGGTTGTTCTCGCTCGCGAGCGTCGCGCCGCGCTCATCTCGGCTGCGGTGACGGGGAAGATCGATGTGGGGGTGGTGGCGTGAGTGGTGTTGCTGGGGCGCATCTGGAGTCGGTGCTGGAGAACGAGATCGCCGAGCACCTCGCCTCGAACGGGTGGCTGTATTCACTGTCCGATGCTGGCTACGACCGTGAGCTCGCCCTGTTTCCCGAGGATGTGCTGGGGTGGTTGGCGGAGTCGCAGCCGGCCGAGTTTGCGAAGGTCGTTCGCCCCGGCGATACCGAAGTTCAACGCAGGGCCGCGGGTGACGGCATCCTGAACCGTCTGGCGAAGTCGCTGGATCTGGATCCGTTGAAGAACGGTGGGACGATCCGGATTCTTCACGAGGGTTTTTCGATGGTGCCTCTGCATGGGGGTGCGGTGAAGTTCCGGTTGGCGCAGTTCCGGCCGGCGACCACAAACAACCCTGACACGCTGGAGGCGTACGGGCGGATGCGGGTGCGGGTGATGCGTCAGGTGCGCTACTCGGTGAAGCATCCGAACAAGGCGTTGGATCTGGTGCTGTTCGTCAACGGCATCCCGGTCGCGACGGTCGAGTTGAAGACGGACTTCACGCAGTCGATCGGGAACGCGGTGAACCAGTACCGGTTCGACCGGTCACCGGCGGGTGAGCCGTTATTCGGGTTCGCGAAGCGATCGCTAGTCCATTTCGTGGTTTCGAACTCCGAGGTGCAGATGACTACGAAGCTCGCCGGGCCGAAGACGCGGTTCCTGCCGTTCAATAAGGGCGCGGACGAGGGCGCGGGGAACCCGGTGAAGCCAGACGGGTCGGCCTCCGCGTACTTCTGGGAGGAGATCCTGCAGCGCGACACCTGGCTGCAGCTGCTGGGGTCGTTCGTACACCTGCAGGTCGAGGTCGATGTCGACCCCGACACCGGGAAGAAGACCCGGTCGGAGAAGGTGCTGTTCCCGCGGTATCACCAGTGGCGGGCCGTGACCCGACTGGTCGACGCAGCACGGGTGGAGGGGCCGGGGAACAGGTACCTGGTGCAGCATTCGGCGGGGTCAGGGAAGACGAACTCGATCTCGTGGCTCGCGCACCGCCTCTCGCAGCTGCACGATGATGCGAATGAGCGCGTGTTCGACACGGTCGTGGTGGTCACGGACCGGACGGTGCTGGACAAGCAGCTGCAGGACGCGATCTCGCAGTTCGAGAAGCAGGCCGGGGTGGTGCAGTCGATCACGAAGGATGCGGGCGAGTCGAAGTCGAAGCAGCTCGCCGCCGCGTTGACCGGTGGAAAGAACATCGTGATCGTGACGATCCAGTCGTTCGAGGCGCTGATCACGGCGATCCAGACCCTGCCCGAGTTGCAGGGGCGCCGGTTCGCGGTGATCGCGGACGAGGCGCACTCGTCGCAGGCCGGGTCGACCGCTGGCGCGTTGACGAAGGTGCTGTCCCCGGACGAGCAGGCCGCGGTGGCGGAAGGCGCGCCGATCAACTCGGAGGCGTACCTGCAGTGGGCGATGGAGGTCACCGCCTCCGCCCCGAACATCTCCTACTTCGCATTCACCGCGACCCCGAAAGCCAAGACGCTCGAGCTGTTCGGGCGGGTGCCCGAGGATGCGGGGCCGGATGCGACGCCGGAGCCGTTCGATCTGTATTCGATGCAGCAGGCGATCGAGGAGGGGTTCATCCTCGACGTGCTGCAGAACTACACCCCGTACAAGGTGGCGTGGAAGCTGCAGCATCCCGATTCCGACTACGACGACGCCGGTGAGGTCGACGAATCGACCGCGGTAAAAGCGCTGGTCCAGTACGTCAGGCTGCATCCGACGAACATCAGCCAGAAGGCGAAGATCGTCGTCGACCACTTCCGCGCGTTTGTGCAGCCGCTGCTGGACGGCAAGGCGAAGGCGATGGTTGTCACGGGGTCGCGTGTCGAGGCGGTGCGGTGGAAGAAGTACCTCGACACCTACATCGCCGACGCTGGCGTGCAGGGGGTGCGGTCGCTGGTCGCGTTCTCGGGCACGGTAGAGGACCCTGACGATGTCGGTGAGGGGTTGACGGAGCGGACCCAGAACCCGGGGGTGCCGTCGGATCTCGCGGAGGCGTTCAAGCCAGCCACGTACAACGTGATGATCGTGGCGGAGAAGTTCCAGACCGGGTTCGACCAGCCCCGCCTAGTCGCGATGTATGTCGACAAGAAGCTCGGTGGCGTGCAGGCCGTGCAGACCCTGTCCAGGCTGAACCGCACCTATCCGGGTAAGGACAAGACGTTCGTGCTCGACTTCGTCAACGACCCGGTCGAGGTGCTGGACGCGTTCCTGCCGTACTACCGGAAGGCGACGCTCACCGCGACGACCGACCCCAACCTGATCTACGACCTCGTCGTGAAGCTCGACGCGGCCGGGATCTACGACATGACAGAGGTCGAGCAGGCGTTTGACGCCGCTCTTGTCGGCGGCGTGAACGCGAACTCGAAGGTGTCAGCGGCGACCGCTCCGGCGGTGAATCGCTTCGCTACGCGTTGGCTCGCTGCGGTCGTCGGGGATGACAAGTCTGAGCAGGACGAGTTGCGGCTGTTCAAGGCGGACGTGGGGAACTTCGTGAAGTTCTACGACTTCATCTCCCAGGCCCGCAACCTCGAAGATACCGACCTGCCGCGCCGGCACTACTTCTTCCGCCGCATCCTCCCGCAGCTGTCCACCGCGACTATCCTCGAGCCGGTCGATATCTCGGACGTGACGTTGGTGGGCTACAAGATCAGTGCCGGCGAGTCGGTGAAGCTGAACCTCGAGCAGGGGCCGGGGCTAGACCCGATCACTGCGATCGGGTCGGGCGCGATCCACGAGAAGCACCGCTCTGCGCTCGAGGAGATCATCCACAAGCTCAACGAGCGCCTCGGCGACAAGTACGGCGTCGGCGTCATCGACCTTCACATGAACCACATCGTCGGGAAGCTTGCGTTGGATGTGGAGCTCGCGAACCAGGCGGCGGTAAACAGCCCGCAACAGTTCGCGGAGTCCCCGGCGCTGCCGAAGGCCTTCACGAAGGCGCTGCTCGGGGTACGTGACGAGACCCCCGCGTTCATCGACGACCTGTTCAATGACAGCGGCCTGTTTGCGGAGTTGGGGAAGGCGCTGCCGGCGATGTTGTACGAGTACCTCAAGGACCAGGGGGCTACGCGTGGCTGACCTCAAGCTCTTCCGCGTCACCGCAGGAGTTGCCACCGAGCTGCACAGTATGACGGTGGCGCTCGAACGATCGCTGCAGCAACTCATCGAGCGGAACATGGAGGAGATGTTCGCTACGCGATTCCTCGCAAGCGAGTTCTCCACCGGCAGCCGACACGGCGGCCGCATCGACTCACTCGGCATCGACGAGAACAACTCGCCGGTGATCTTCGAGTACAAGCGGGCAACCAACGAGAATGTCATCAACCAGGGGCTCTTCTACTTGAACTGGCTCCTCGACCACAAAGCCGAGTTCACCCTGCTCGTCATGGAGAAGCTCGGACGCGACGTCGCCGGTGCGATCGACTGGCGGGCGCCCCGCCTCGTCTGCGTGGCGAGCGGCTATACCCGATACGACGAACACGCTGTCGAGCAGATCAACAGATCGATCGACCTCGTCACCTATCGCGACTTCGGTGGCGAACTGTTCGCGCTCGAACTCGTCCACGCCTCTCGAGTCGAGCCGCAGTCCGCGAATGATGCTCCCGACGTATCACGCGGTCACGGGCGAACCGTAACGGAGCTGCTGGGTCAGTCGTCTGCCGAGCTCACTGCCTTGTATGAGCAGTTGGATGCCTATCTCGTGGCACTCGGTGACGACGTTTCCAAGAAGGCCACCAAGCAGTACTTCGCGTACCGCCGGCTGAAGAACTTCGCGTGCGTCGAGGTGCACCCGCAGTCCCGCAACCTCCTGGTGTATCTGAAGGTCAACCCCGATGATGTCGAACTCGAAGAGGGCTTCTCTCGCGACGTCAGGAACATCGGGCACTTCGGTACCGGCGAGCTTGAGCTACGGATCTCGAATCAGCGCCATTTGGATCGAGCGCAGCACCTCCTACAGGCGAGCTACGAGAACAGCTGACTCGGCCCGCCAGCCGGTCGTCGAGCATGCGGATGACCCTGCGGGTGACCAGGGCGGCGGCAACGGCATCGCGATCACCGACGCAGGGTGTGCGTTCACGCCGCCCGCAGGAATGCACCCGTCCCCGCTCCAGAACGTGCGGTAGTTGACGAACGGCATCGGCTGAGTTGAGTGACGTGAGCAGTGGGGGGAATGTCCGTTCAGTGTATTGATGAGAACGATTTCGTGATCATGCCCGCGCCTGACGGGTTCGCACGGGCACGCGCGCTGTATGTTGTTCTCATGTGCGGCGGCGTGTCACTGTGAGAGCTCTACCCACATTCGGTCAACCACCCGTGATCGAAGCGGTCGCCGGCGTTGAGTTCGGCGCCGCATGGGACTTTGCGCCCGCATCGGCCGAGGTCGTGAACACCCTTCGCGGGGAGTACCGCACGTCGGCGTTCTTGCCTGCCATCCCGCCCACACCTGTGGGTGAAGGTGATTCAGTCTTCCAGACATTCTTCAGCGCGGGCGTCGGTCCCGCACCAGTTCGCCTTCAGCTCACGTCGGCCGACAACGTGTGGGTCGCCCAGCTCCAGGCCGACCGCCTCACCGTGAATTGGCGGCGGGTAAATGAGGGCACGGTCTATCCCGGTTACGGAGAGATGCAGAGGCGTCTCGAGCAGCTTCTGGCGGCCGTCACGGCCCAGATTCCTGGCGGAGCGCTCCGTCCAACCACTCTCGAGTACACATACGTAAACGGGATCAACCGGCCCGCCCCAGAAGTCTTCCGACTGCTAAACCCCGACGTGTTTGGGGATCCCGACCTCGAGGGTGTCGAAGTCCGGTTTCAGGTAAGTGTCCCGAACCCGAGCGGCCGCGTCGCTCTGTCCGTGGAGCCGCGGCTCGAGGGCGGGCAGCGCGGAAGCGTGCTCACCGTGGTGAGCAACTACTTTGTCGCGGGTGCCGTGGATATGCACCACTTGTTACAGTTGGTAGATAGCGCGCACGTCCAAGCACGCCACGCGTTCGCGTGGATCACGACGGACGCGGCACGCTTCGCCTGGGGGGAGTCGCAACATGACAATGACTGATCCTGGACTCACGAACGTCGGGACGACTACCTGGCGAGAAGCCACATATCCAGATGGCTGGAATGAGTTCGCCGTCGTTGAGAACGCCGCGACATGGGCCGAGGTAGTCGACAAGTCGCCGGCTCAGATGTCAAAGGCCGCACTTCTCCGCTACGCAACGACGCGGCTCACCCGGCTGCTCAATGCAAGGGCCGCGTCCACGCGTTCCGCGGTTACGGCCCAGCGGGCACTCGCAGTCCTGCTCGTCGAGGGCGCGCCCACTCCGCAACCCAGTGCCACCGAAGACGGCGGTGTCTTGATTGAGTGGCTTGTAAACGGAGCGAGCCTGCACATGCGCATCGATTCAGACGGCGACTCAATTGAGATCTGGGGTATGAGTGCAGATGGAGTCGTGGTTCTCGACGATGTCATCCCGTCACGCCAGTTCTCAACGAGCCCGTCGCGACTCTCGGCTCGGGTCGTTCTTCGCGAACTTTCTTCAGGCGTTGAGAACCGGGTGGCGGTTGCCAGCTGAGCGGTCGCCGCGACTGCTTCCGAGCGACCACTCCCTTCTGGCCACTGTTGCCGCTGACGAGGTCCTCTGGCGCACGTTCTCGCCTTCGAAGCACATCATGGCGTCGGACAAGGCGGACGTTCTCACTCAGGATGAAGGAAGTCAGGTCGCCTTCCAGTTGAAGGCGGGAGCGATCGACCTGCGAAAGGACGGCGGTTCCGTCTGGCGACCAAAGGTCCTTGATGCCGCGCGAGTCGAAACTGCTTCGATCTTCGTTGGTGAGTACGTCGGGCTGGCCGAGTCCACTCGCGACGAGGTCGAGCAGTGTGAGATCTCGAAGATGGGGTGCGTACCTGAGAAGCCGTTCGAGGTCCGGCCCGATCCCTATCCACCGACTCAGCCGCGAGAACCGAAGTTTGCCGCACATGCTCTGATCGTCTTCAATCCAACTCAGATGATCGGACGCGGCCCGGCCGAGACCCGCGTTGCGCAGTGTTTTCGAGTGGTAACTCTCGGCTCAGTGCCGTCTGCCCTGGCGGACGAGGTCTAGGTCGGCGGGCTGCAGTCGATCCTGACGATCGCCCCGACGGTAGCTGGTTCCATCGCTACGGGCCGCAACCGCGATAGGTCTGCAACTCTGTTCGACGAACGCAAAAGCCGTGGCGGGACCCCACAACGACAGCGGCGCTGTCGATGCCGAGCGCGCCGAACGCGGACCTGGACAGAGTGAAAAACAGCATTACGAAGAGCAAGCCAAGCAGCAAGACGAAGACCAAGACGAACAGCTCAAGACGAACAGCTCAAGACGAACAGCTCAAGACGAACAGCTCAAGACGAACAGCTCAAGACGAACAGCTCAAGACGAACAGCTCAAGACGAACAGCTCAAGACGAACAGCTCAAGACGAACAGCTCAAGACGAACAGCTCAAGACGAACAGCTCAAGACGAACAGCTCAAGACGAACAGCTCAAGACGAACAGCTCAAGACGAACAGCTCAAGACGAACAGCTCAAGACGAACAGCTCAAGACGAACAGCTCAAGACGAACAGCTCAAGACGAACAGCTCAAGACGAACAGCAATGCACGCAGGCACCCAGGGTGGGTGACACCGTTTAGAAGCACTCGCCTACACGTATCTGCACGCCATAAAAATCCCTGGATAATGGGCAAAACGCACCCTATCCTGTCGGCATGCGGGGTGGTCTCGAGCGATGGAAGCGAGGTGTCGAATCCCGAGGGGTGCGACAGGCGATCGCCTACGCGCTCGAGGGCACCTGCGACGCCCACCTCCAGCACTCCCCCGCCGTCGACGCGCTCGAAGCGTACAGTGCCGCATCCGATTCGTCCGTCTCACGATTCATCGTGGCGAACGGCGTCATCACCTCCGACGAGCTCGCCGCCGGCGGCCTTCGAGTCTGGCTCACCGGACATGACCCGATCACCGGGGAAGAGCGCGGCCATCAGCGGCTGAGCCCCGACGCCGACCTGCTGCTCGACGGAACGCTCAACCACCCGAAGTCCTACAGCATCGCCGCGCTGCTGCATCCCGAACTCGCCGCCGAGTTCGAGGCAATGCAGGACCGGCTACGTGAACGCATCCTGCTCACGTGGCAGACAGAGCTCAACGCGCGGCGCGGGCACGGAGGGCTCATCCGAGAGGAGATCAGTCGCATCGAGGTCGTCGAGCTGCAGCATCGGCGCTCCCGCGCGCTTGACCCGCACATCCACCGTCACCTCTGGCTGAACATCAAGGTTCTCGGCGCGGACGGCAAGTGGTCGAACCTCGACTCGCGCGTTGCGATGAAACTTCACACCGTCGTCAACGCCGAAGGCGAGCTCGCCGCCCACACCGATCCCGCGTGGATCGACGCGCTCGCCCGGCACGGATACACGATCGACGACACCGGCGAGATCGCCGAACTCGCCAGCGCCGTCCGACCCTTCTCGCGTCGGTCGGCGCAAATCGAAGGCAACCGCACGCGCCTGATCGCGGAGTGGTCGGCGGCGCACGGAGGATCTGCTCCGAGCGTGGAGGTGCTGCAGCAGATCGATCGGCGCGCGTGGGCGGTGTCGCGTCCGAACAAGCCGGCCGATCTCGATGAGGCGTTATGGGAGGCGCGCGTCCGCGACGAGATCGCAGCGATCGATCCGAGTCTGACCAACCCGCGCGCGCCCAATCCAGTCACCGCAACAGACCCGCAAGCCCTCGACCTGGACCTGCTCGCTGCACAGGCGATCGTCGACGCGGACGAACGGTCGACATCATGCGGCGGGAGGTTCAGCAGCTTCGACATCCGCGCGGGCGCAATGCGTGCGCTCTCGCGCACGGGCGTCGTTGCAGAGCGCGATCGGCTCGATGGCGTGATCGCCGAGATCACCAAGCGCGCCACGGGTGCCGTCTACCGGCTCGTTGCGGAGGCGCCGGCGCACGTCAAGGCGTTCATGGCGACCGAGACCGTGCGGGCCAAGGTGCGTCTCGCCGGCCGCTTAGACGTGCTCGCCCGACCGGGCCGCTGCCTGCTGCCGGGCGAGTTGCGCCGATTCGCACCGAACGAGGACCTGTCGACACTGGATGCGTCGCAAAGCGTTGCCGCGTGCGCCGTCGCCGGCACGGACGGGCTCGTGACGGTGACCGGCCCCGCCGGCGCGGGCAAGACGACGATGCTGCGCGCTGCGTTCGCGGCGCTCACGTCGCAACGGCGTCGGATGCTCGTTGTTGCTCCCACGCGGAAGGCCGCGTCGGTGGCGTCTCGCGAGATCGGAGCCGCGGCATCCAGTATTCATGCCTTGCTTTCGGACCATGGCTACCGATGGGGCACCGACGAGGCCGGCGCGAAGGTGTGGACCAGGCTTCGAGTGGGAGAAGTCGATCCCAGGGCGGGCGCGGTTTACGGCGGACCGACTCAGTACGTGTTGCGCTCTCGCGATCGGATCGTCGTCGACGAAGCCGGCATGCTCGATCTGCAAACGGCGAACGTCCTCGTCGAACTCGCGATCGAGCAGGGTGTCGGGCTGGCGTTCGTGGGTGACACCCATCAGGCGTTGCCGGTCGGGCATGCGGGTGCGATGGGTTCTGCGATCCGGCACGCGAACGCTGCGGTCGAGCTCGACACGGTGCACCGGTTCCAAGATCCCGACTACGCGGCGCTCACACTGCGGCTCCGGGATGCGGGTGATCGCGAGCATGCGCTGGTGGTTGCGGGCGAGCTTGCCGAACACGGCACGTCGACCGGGTCGATCATCACGACGCGGCGCGCGAGCGGATGATCGACGCGTACTTCGACTCGCACGCGCGCGGCAAGCGCGCGACGTTGGTATCCGGCACGAATGCTGAGGCGGATGCGATCAACGACGCTATCCAGCAACGGCGAGTCGACCAGGGCGAGCTCGACGTGCGCCTCGCCGCGTGGGGAATCGGGCAGCAGCGCATCCTCGTCGGCGACACCGTCCAGACCCGTCGCAACGACCGGCTCACGGGAGTCGAGAATCGTGCGCAGTGGATCGTGCGCGGTATCCGCGACGAGTACCTGTCTCTTGTCTCCGTGAGCGACAGCGGCGAGGTGGCGCGTGTGTCCACCGAGTACGCGCGCGAGCACCTGCAGCTCGCTTACCCGTCCACCGTGCATGGTGTGCAGGGCGACACCGCCGATGCCTCGGTGGTCGGGCCGGATGTGGATGCCGCGGGGCTCTACGTAGGCCTCACGCGCGGTCGGCTGAGCAACGTGGCGATCGTCGTGGCGCGGACGGATGCTGCGGCCCGAGTGTGCCTTGCCGAGTCGATGCAGCGCGGGATTCCGGAGTTGACGATGCAGGATGCCGTGCGCGCGGCTCAGGCAGAAATGCGGCGCGCGGCACGGGCCAGGGACCTGGCGGCGATGGCGACCGGGCCGGTTGTTGGGGCGCCAAATGTGAAGCGTGGGATCGGGATGTAGCGACCCTCCGTGGGGCGGGCGATGATCGGGCGACTGTTGAGGTGGCGTCTACCGGGCGCGTCCGGCTTTGAAGAAAAAGTTCCCGGTTGGTTCGCCAGGATCGCGCGGACGCTCTCTATGACCGACCCGTCTCCGGGCGGACAGTCAGTGGTTCGCGCGCGGTCGGAATGAGCCGTGAATCGCCCGCGGTTGCGGCCCCCCGCCGACTATCCATCGGCAAGCGCGGGCACAATAGCCGAGCAGCCGCAACCGTCATCCAAATGTCCCGGGCGCGCGACCCAGTCAAGAGTGCGACGCCCAGCTACGACGCATATAGATCAATCGTTACTCTGGGCAGGCCCTCAGACTGCATGAACGCGGAATGCAGTTGCTGAACTCGAGTGATAAAAGGCGGCAGGAGTCGCACCACCCTATGCTCGGCGATCGCTTCCCATTCCTCGATCCGCGCGTCGCTGAATACAAACTTGTAAGGATGCTCGTCTTTGAGCGTGTGGATGATGATCGAGTTCGAGCGGTCTTTCGAGTTCATCTGCTTCAGCGAACCCTCATTCTTGGGCCACGCCTGCCTTTTACCCCGGAGCAGGTGTAGCCGAACGGGCTCTCGCGAGGTCGTTCCATCTCCGTTTGGTATCGCCCGTCCGACCGTGTGGCATGCGGGTGACACATTAATCCACAGCTCGTCTTCGTTGTCACCGGGCAACATAAAGACGTCCCCGGGTAGCACCATGCGGTCGGAAA
This genomic interval from Microbacterium sp. 4R-513 contains the following:
- a CDS encoding AAA family ATPase produces the protein MRQAIAYALEGTCDAHLQHSPAVDALEAYSAASDSSVSRFIVANGVITSDELAAGGLRVWLTGHDPITGEERGHQRLSPDADLLLDGTLNHPKSYSIAALLHPELAAEFEAMQDRLRERILLTWQTELNARRGHGGLIREEISRIEVVELQHRRSRALDPHIHRHLWLNIKVLGADGKWSNLDSRVAMKLHTVVNAEGELAAHTDPAWIDALARHGYTIDDTGEIAELASAVRPFSRRSAQIEGNRTRLIAEWSAAHGGSAPSVEVLQQIDRRAWAVSRPNKPADLDEALWEARVRDEIAAIDPSLTNPRAPNPVTATDPQALDLDLLAAQAIVDADERSTSCGGRFSSFDIRAGAMRALSRTGVVAERDRLDGVIAEITKRATGAVYRLVAEAPAHVKAFMATETVRAKVRLAGRLDVLARPGRCLLPGELRRFAPNEDLSTLDASQSVAACAVAGTDGLVTVTGPAGAGKTTMLRAAFAALTSQRRRMLVVAPTRKAASVASREIGAAASSIHALLSDHGYRWGTDEAGAKVWTRLRVGEVDPRAGAVYGGPTQYVLRSRDRIVVDEAGMLDLQTANVLVELAIEQGVGLAFVGDTHQALPVGHAGAMGSAIRHANAAVELDTVHRFQDPDYAALTLRLRDAGDREHALVVAGELAEHGTSTGSIITTRRASG
- a CDS encoding DEAD/DEAH box helicase family protein, with translation MSGVAGAHLESVLENEIAEHLASNGWLYSLSDAGYDRELALFPEDVLGWLAESQPAEFAKVVRPGDTEVQRRAAGDGILNRLAKSLDLDPLKNGGTIRILHEGFSMVPLHGGAVKFRLAQFRPATTNNPDTLEAYGRMRVRVMRQVRYSVKHPNKALDLVLFVNGIPVATVELKTDFTQSIGNAVNQYRFDRSPAGEPLFGFAKRSLVHFVVSNSEVQMTTKLAGPKTRFLPFNKGADEGAGNPVKPDGSASAYFWEEILQRDTWLQLLGSFVHLQVEVDVDPDTGKKTRSEKVLFPRYHQWRAVTRLVDAARVEGPGNRYLVQHSAGSGKTNSISWLAHRLSQLHDDANERVFDTVVVVTDRTVLDKQLQDAISQFEKQAGVVQSITKDAGESKSKQLAAALTGGKNIVIVTIQSFEALITAIQTLPELQGRRFAVIADEAHSSQAGSTAGALTKVLSPDEQAAVAEGAPINSEAYLQWAMEVTASAPNISYFAFTATPKAKTLELFGRVPEDAGPDATPEPFDLYSMQQAIEEGFILDVLQNYTPYKVAWKLQHPDSDYDDAGEVDESTAVKALVQYVRLHPTNISQKAKIVVDHFRAFVQPLLDGKAKAMVVTGSRVEAVRWKKYLDTYIADAGVQGVRSLVAFSGTVEDPDDVGEGLTERTQNPGVPSDLAEAFKPATYNVMIVAEKFQTGFDQPRLVAMYVDKKLGGVQAVQTLSRLNRTYPGKDKTFVLDFVNDPVEVLDAFLPYYRKATLTATTDPNLIYDLVVKLDAAGIYDMTEVEQAFDAALVGGVNANSKVSAATAPAVNRFATRWLAAVVGDDKSEQDELRLFKADVGNFVKFYDFISQARNLEDTDLPRRHYFFRRILPQLSTATILEPVDISDVTLVGYKISAGESVKLNLEQGPGLDPITAIGSGAIHEKHRSALEEIIHKLNERLGDKYGVGVIDLHMNHIVGKLALDVELANQAAVNSPQQFAESPALPKAFTKALLGVRDETPAFIDDLFNDSGLFAELGKALPAMLYEYLKDQGATRG
- a CDS encoding DUF5655 domain-containing protein, which encodes MADLKLFRVTAGVATELHSMTVALERSLQQLIERNMEEMFATRFLASEFSTGSRHGGRIDSLGIDENNSPVIFEYKRATNENVINQGLFYLNWLLDHKAEFTLLVMEKLGRDVAGAIDWRAPRLVCVASGYTRYDEHAVEQINRSIDLVTYRDFGGELFALELVHASRVEPQSANDAPDVSRGHGRTVTELLGQSSAELTALYEQLDAYLVALGDDVSKKATKQYFAYRRLKNFACVEVHPQSRNLLVYLKVNPDDVELEEGFSRDVRNIGHFGTGELELRISNQRHLDRAQHLLQASYENS
- a CDS encoding TIGR04255 family protein — translated: MIEAVAGVEFGAAWDFAPASAEVVNTLRGEYRTSAFLPAIPPTPVGEGDSVFQTFFSAGVGPAPVRLQLTSADNVWVAQLQADRLTVNWRRVNEGTVYPGYGEMQRRLEQLLAAVTAQIPGGALRPTTLEYTYVNGINRPAPEVFRLLNPDVFGDPDLEGVEVRFQVSVPNPSGRVALSVEPRLEGGQRGSVLTVVSNYFVAGAVDMHHLLQLVDSAHVQARHAFAWITTDAARFAWGESQHDND